Proteins encoded in a region of the Streptomyces violaceoruber genome:
- the cbiE gene encoding precorrin-6y C5,15-methyltransferase (decarboxylating) subunit CbiE, with translation MITVVGVGAASGAAPAGDVAAGAELVVGGRRHLDAVRLPEGVRTVVLGALAPALDTVAEYVARGRPVTVLASGDPGFFGIVRALAERFGPERLDVRAGVSSVAAAFARVGLPWDDAVVASAHGRDLRTAVNVCRAHPKVAVLTGPGAGPAELGAALRDDGRVFVVASALGSAEERVERVTPAEAAGRDWGTAVSVVLCLDGARALGPVRALAGVRPGPAGWALAEDAFTHRDSMITKFEVRALALARLGPRPGDLVWDVGAGSGSVAVECARLGAAVTAVERTPDGVGRVRANAAAHGVDVRVVHGAAPAVLAGLDEVPDAVFVGGGGRELPSIVAECARRARRSVVVAVAALDRVPAAREALLGAGLDCDGVLLQSSRLAPLPGDVTRLAATNPVFLLWGVRPHGRTEGVAP, from the coding sequence GTGATCACCGTGGTCGGGGTGGGGGCCGCCTCCGGTGCGGCTCCCGCCGGGGACGTCGCCGCGGGCGCGGAACTGGTCGTCGGCGGACGTCGGCACCTGGACGCCGTACGGCTGCCGGAGGGGGTCCGGACGGTGGTCCTCGGGGCGTTGGCGCCCGCCCTGGACACGGTCGCGGAGTACGTCGCCCGGGGGCGGCCGGTGACCGTGCTGGCCTCCGGTGATCCGGGGTTCTTCGGGATCGTGCGGGCGCTGGCCGAGCGGTTCGGACCGGAGCGGCTGGACGTGCGGGCCGGGGTGTCCTCCGTCGCGGCGGCCTTCGCGCGGGTGGGGCTGCCGTGGGACGACGCCGTGGTGGCGAGCGCGCACGGGCGGGACCTGCGGACGGCGGTGAACGTGTGCCGGGCGCACCCGAAGGTGGCCGTGCTGACCGGTCCCGGGGCGGGTCCGGCGGAGCTGGGGGCCGCGTTGCGGGACGACGGGCGGGTGTTCGTCGTCGCCTCCGCACTGGGCTCGGCCGAGGAGCGGGTGGAGCGGGTGACGCCCGCCGAGGCCGCCGGCCGGGACTGGGGTACGGCGGTGAGCGTGGTGCTGTGCCTGGACGGGGCGCGGGCGCTGGGGCCGGTGCGGGCCCTCGCGGGGGTGCGCCCCGGGCCCGCCGGGTGGGCGCTGGCCGAGGACGCGTTCACGCACCGGGACTCGATGATCACCAAGTTCGAGGTGCGGGCGCTGGCCCTGGCCCGTCTGGGGCCGCGCCCGGGCGACCTGGTGTGGGACGTCGGCGCCGGTTCCGGGTCCGTGGCGGTGGAGTGCGCGCGGCTGGGTGCCGCCGTCACCGCCGTCGAGCGGACGCCGGACGGTGTCGGGCGGGTCCGCGCCAACGCCGCCGCGCACGGTGTCGACGTGCGGGTGGTGCACGGGGCGGCGCCCGCGGTGCTGGCCGGGCTGGACGAGGTCCCGGACGCGGTGTTCGTGGGCGGCGGCGGGCGCGAGCTGCCTTCGATCGTCGCCGAGTGCGCGCGGCGGGCCCGGCGCTCGGTGGTCGTCGCCGTGGCCGCGCTCGACCGGGTGCCGGCGGCCCGCGAGGCGCTGCTCGGCGCCGGTCTGGACTGCGACGGGGTGCTGCTGCAGTCCTCGCGGCTCGCGCCGCTGCCGGGGGACGTGACCCGGCTCGCGGCCACCAATCCCGTCTTCCTGCTGTGGGGCGTCAGGCCGCACGGCCGTACCGAAGGAGTTGCCCCTTGA
- a CDS encoding sirohydrochlorin chelatase gives MTTPPALLIAGHGTRDEAGAEAFRDFVRELGRRHPELPVAGGFIELSPPPLGDAVAELVERGVRRFAAVPLMLVSAGHAKGDIPAALAREKERHPGITYTYGRPLGPHPGLLRVLERRLAEAVDPAWDPAEVTVLLVGRGSTDPDANAEVFKAARLLWEGRGYAGVETAFVSLAEPDVPGGLERCVRLGARRVVVLPYFLFTGILPDRVRHQTEKWAAAHPETEVRSADVIGPEPELLDLVWERYEEAVGGDLRMNCDSCVYRIALPGFEDKVGLPQQPHFHPDDDGDHPHGHHHGHGHAHSHAH, from the coding sequence GTGACGACCCCGCCCGCCCTGCTCATCGCCGGACACGGCACCCGGGACGAGGCCGGAGCCGAGGCGTTCCGCGACTTCGTGCGCGAACTGGGCCGACGCCATCCCGAGCTGCCCGTCGCGGGCGGCTTCATCGAGCTGTCCCCGCCGCCGCTGGGCGACGCGGTCGCCGAGCTGGTCGAGCGCGGGGTGCGCCGGTTCGCGGCGGTGCCGCTGATGCTGGTGTCCGCCGGGCACGCCAAGGGCGACATCCCGGCGGCCCTGGCCCGCGAGAAGGAGCGCCACCCCGGCATCACGTACACCTACGGACGCCCGCTGGGCCCGCACCCCGGGCTGCTGCGGGTGCTGGAGCGGCGTCTGGCGGAGGCGGTCGATCCGGCCTGGGACCCGGCCGAGGTGACCGTGCTGCTGGTCGGGCGCGGTTCGACGGACCCGGACGCCAATGCCGAGGTGTTCAAGGCGGCGCGGCTGCTGTGGGAGGGGCGCGGTTACGCGGGCGTGGAGACGGCGTTCGTGTCGCTGGCGGAGCCGGACGTGCCCGGCGGCCTGGAGCGGTGCGTGCGGCTGGGGGCGCGGCGGGTCGTGGTGCTGCCGTACTTCCTGTTCACCGGCATCCTCCCGGACCGGGTCCGGCACCAGACCGAAAAGTGGGCCGCCGCGCACCCGGAGACCGAGGTGCGGTCGGCGGACGTGATCGGTCCGGAGCCGGAGCTGCTCGACCTGGTGTGGGAGCGGTACGAGGAGGCCGTCGGCGGCGACCTGCGGATGAACTGCGACAGCTGCGTGTACCGGATCGCGTTGCCGGGGTTCGAGGACAAGGTGGGGCTGCCGCAGCAGCCGCACTTCCACCCCGACGACGACGGCGACCACCCCCACGGGCACCATCACGGGCATGGACACGCACACTCCCATGCACACTGA
- the cobM gene encoding precorrin-4 C(11)-methyltransferase: MDSEAKVTFVGAGPGAADLLTFRAARAIAEADVVIWAASLVQAEVLQHAREGAEVLDSATMSLEDVVAVYRRARAEGLRVARIHSGDPALWGGTQEQLDRCAEIGVATEVVPGVSAFSAVAALAQRELTIPEVAQSVVLTRLGGGKTPMPPGEEVREFAKHGTTMAVFLSAARSGQLVRELLEGGYPTETPVVVAYQATWPEELVVRCTIGTLEETVKEHRLWKHTLFLVGPALDAHGTRSHLYHPGHFHGYRKADPEARRELRSRGAST, encoded by the coding sequence ATGGATTCCGAGGCCAAGGTGACCTTCGTCGGTGCCGGTCCCGGCGCCGCCGACCTGCTGACGTTCCGTGCGGCGCGGGCGATCGCCGAGGCGGACGTGGTGATCTGGGCGGCGAGCCTCGTCCAGGCGGAGGTGCTCCAGCACGCGCGCGAGGGCGCCGAGGTGCTGGACTCGGCGACGATGTCGCTGGAGGACGTCGTCGCCGTGTACCGGCGGGCCCGGGCGGAGGGGCTGCGGGTGGCCCGCATCCACTCCGGCGACCCGGCGCTGTGGGGCGGCACGCAGGAGCAGCTCGACCGGTGCGCGGAGATCGGTGTCGCGACCGAGGTGGTGCCCGGCGTCTCCGCGTTCTCGGCCGTGGCCGCGCTCGCGCAGCGCGAGCTGACCATCCCGGAGGTCGCGCAGTCCGTGGTCCTCACCCGGCTCGGCGGGGGCAAGACGCCGATGCCGCCCGGGGAGGAGGTCCGCGAGTTCGCCAAGCACGGCACGACGATGGCGGTCTTCCTGTCGGCGGCCCGCAGCGGCCAGCTGGTGCGGGAGCTGCTGGAGGGCGGCTACCCGACCGAGACCCCGGTGGTCGTCGCCTACCAGGCGACCTGGCCGGAGGAGCTGGTCGTGCGGTGCACGATCGGGACCCTGGAGGAGACGGTCAAGGAGCACAGGCTCTGGAAGCACACCCTGTTCCTGGTCGGCCCGGCCCTCGACGCGCACGGCACCCGCTCGCACCTCTACCACCCGGGGCACTTCCACGGCTATCGCAAGGCCGACCCCGAGGCGCGCCGGGAACTGCGCTCGCGGGGTGCGAGCACGTGA
- the cobJ gene encoding precorrin-3B C(17)-methyltransferase encodes MIGLISATAAGAAARDRLAAAWPDRTRVYDGPVGDAVRSAFAECERLVCFLATGAVVRLVAPLLDDKRTDPGVVCVDEGGRFAVSLVGGHGGGANELARAVGEVLGAEPVVTTATDAVGLAGLDTLGMPVEGDVAGVSRALLDGEPVALRAEVAWPLPPLPVAAEGAYGIRVTDRAVEPAAGEVVLRPPSLVVGVGASRGAPVDEVLGLVEAALREAGLSAASVAELATVDAKAGEPGIVGAAGRLGVPLVTHPADELAGVEVPNPSDAPLAAVGTPSVAEAAALVRGGELLVPKRKSAAVPAMATCAVVRRPGRGRLAVVGLGPGARDLVTPRARAELRRASVLVGLDQYVDQIRDLLRPGTRVLESGLGAEEERARTAVEEARRGHAVALIGSGDAGVYAMASPALAEASDDIDVVGVPGVTAALAAGAVLGAPLGHDHVSISLSDLHTPWEVIERRVRAAAEADLVVTFYNPRSRGRDWQLPKALAILAEHREPTTPVGVVRNASRADESSRLCTLAALDPATVDMMTVVTVGNTATREIAGRMVTPRGYRWQTRETAPPAERPGSSPTAEVSAEPDVPDASAEPDVPAAPDVSAARDVSATPEETL; translated from the coding sequence TTGATCGGCCTCATTTCCGCCACGGCGGCGGGAGCGGCGGCGCGGGACCGGCTGGCCGCGGCGTGGCCGGACCGCACGCGGGTGTACGACGGTCCCGTCGGGGACGCCGTGCGGTCCGCGTTCGCCGAGTGCGAGCGGCTGGTGTGCTTCCTGGCCACCGGGGCCGTGGTCCGGCTGGTGGCGCCGCTGCTGGACGACAAGCGGACCGACCCCGGTGTGGTGTGCGTCGACGAGGGCGGGCGGTTCGCCGTGTCGCTGGTCGGCGGGCACGGGGGCGGCGCCAACGAACTGGCCCGTGCGGTCGGCGAGGTACTGGGCGCGGAGCCGGTGGTGACGACGGCGACCGACGCGGTCGGGCTGGCCGGTCTGGACACGCTCGGGATGCCCGTGGAGGGCGACGTCGCCGGAGTGTCGCGGGCCCTGCTGGACGGTGAGCCGGTGGCGCTGCGGGCGGAGGTGGCGTGGCCGCTGCCGCCGCTGCCGGTCGCCGCCGAAGGGGCCTACGGGATCCGGGTGACGGACCGTGCGGTGGAACCGGCCGCGGGCGAGGTCGTCCTGCGGCCGCCGTCCCTGGTCGTCGGCGTCGGCGCGTCCAGGGGGGCGCCGGTGGACGAGGTGCTCGGCCTGGTGGAGGCCGCCCTGCGCGAGGCGGGGCTGTCGGCCGCGTCGGTCGCCGAGCTGGCCACCGTGGACGCCAAGGCCGGGGAACCCGGGATCGTCGGGGCGGCGGGGCGGCTGGGGGTGCCCCTGGTGACCCACCCCGCCGACGAGTTGGCCGGTGTCGAGGTCCCCAACCCCTCGGACGCGCCGCTCGCGGCCGTGGGCACCCCGTCGGTCGCGGAGGCGGCGGCGCTGGTGCGCGGGGGCGAACTGCTCGTGCCCAAGCGGAAGTCGGCGGCGGTGCCCGCGATGGCGACCTGCGCGGTCGTACGGCGTCCCGGGCGCGGACGGCTCGCGGTGGTCGGGCTCGGGCCCGGCGCCCGGGACCTGGTGACGCCGCGGGCGCGGGCGGAGCTGCGGCGGGCGTCGGTGCTGGTCGGGCTCGACCAGTACGTCGACCAGATCCGCGACCTGCTGCGGCCCGGCACCCGGGTGCTGGAGTCGGGGCTCGGCGCCGAGGAGGAGCGGGCCAGGACCGCGGTCGAGGAGGCGCGGCGCGGGCACGCCGTCGCGCTGATCGGCAGCGGGGACGCCGGGGTGTACGCCATGGCCTCGCCGGCGCTGGCCGAGGCGTCCGACGACATCGACGTGGTCGGGGTGCCGGGCGTGACGGCGGCGCTGGCGGCCGGGGCGGTCCTGGGCGCGCCGCTCGGCCACGACCACGTGTCGATCAGCCTGTCCGACCTGCACACGCCGTGGGAGGTCATCGAGCGGCGGGTGCGGGCGGCGGCGGAGGCGGACCTGGTGGTGACGTTCTACAACCCGCGCAGCCGGGGCCGCGACTGGCAGCTGCCCAAGGCGCTGGCGATCCTCGCGGAGCACCGGGAGCCGACGACTCCGGTGGGTGTGGTGCGCAACGCGTCCCGCGCCGACGAGTCGAGCCGCCTGTGCACGCTCGCCGCTCTCGACCCGGCGACCGTCGACATGATGACGGTCGTGACGGTGGGCAACACCGCGACCCGGGAGATCGCCGGGCGCATGGTGACGCCGCGCGGCTACCGCTGGCAGACGCGCGAGACCGCGCCGCCCGCCGAGAGGCCCGGCTCGTCCCCGACGGCCGAGGTGTCCGCCGAACCCGACGTACCCGACGCGTCCGCCGAACCCGACGTACCCGCTGCACCCGACGTGTCCGCTGCACGCGACGTATCCGCTACCCCCGAGGAGACCCTGTGA